A genomic stretch from Thermomonospora umbrina includes:
- a CDS encoding sterol carrier family protein, whose translation MSRSPLTRAVLDERLAALGRAPYEGPDEPAALRLAALDLVLDTLDSDVEPGRPLLRAAVRVLLDRLAAAAPGRSVEVRIPPYAAVQCVAGPRHTRGTPPNVVETDADTWIRLATGRLGWAEAMREGRIRAGGPRADLSALLPVQPEQPEHPVP comes from the coding sequence ATGTCCCGATCACCTCTCACCCGCGCGGTCCTCGACGAGCGGCTCGCCGCGCTGGGCCGCGCCCCCTACGAGGGCCCGGACGAGCCCGCCGCGCTCCGGCTCGCCGCCCTCGACCTCGTCTTGGACACCCTCGACTCCGACGTCGAGCCCGGCCGACCGCTGCTGCGCGCGGCGGTGCGGGTCCTCCTCGACCGGCTCGCCGCCGCCGCGCCCGGCCGGTCGGTGGAGGTGCGCATCCCACCGTACGCCGCCGTGCAGTGCGTCGCAGGCCCTCGCCACACCCGGGGCACGCCGCCCAACGTGGTGGAGACCGACGCCGACACGTGGATCAGGCTCGCCACCGGAAGGCTCGGCTGGGCCGAGGCCATGCGCGAGGGCCGCATCCGCGCCGGCGGGCCCCGTGCCGATCTCTCCGCGCTGCTCCCCGTACAACCCGAACAACCCGAACACCCCGTTCCGTAG
- the purF gene encoding amidophosphoribosyltransferase: MSPGDGRLSHDLDPSDRGPQDACGVFGVWVPPDEATRAEVSKLAYYGLYALQHRGQESAGIAVSDGDRIVVFKDMGLVAQVFDESVLNTLRGHVAVGHCRYSTTGSPTWENAQPTFRSTDSGGLALTHNGNLINTPELAARLEPGAGLTGTSDTEILTALLATREGGPFAAAEEILPVTRGAYSLVFMDEQTLYAARDPEGIRPLVLGRLPVAGLAGHGGETRQGWAVASETAALDIVGAQFVREIEPGEMIAIDERGLRSRRFAEARPKGCLFEYVYLARPDTTIAGRNVQSTRVEVGRLLAAEHPVDADMVIPTPESGTPAAIGYAEASGIPYGQGLVKNSYVGRTFIQPSQTIRQRGIRLKLNPLREAIKGKRLIVVDDSIVRGNTQRAIVAMLRESGAAEVHVRISSPPVAWPCFYGIDFATRAELIAGNLDVEEIRASLGADSLGFISLDALISATRIAKDRLCRACFDGQYPIPVDEDSRGKFLLEEAGKK; encoded by the coding sequence GTGTCTCCCGGTGATGGACGCCTCAGCCACGACCTCGACCCCTCCGACCGCGGCCCGCAGGACGCCTGCGGCGTGTTCGGCGTCTGGGTCCCGCCGGACGAGGCGACCCGGGCGGAGGTGAGCAAGCTCGCCTACTACGGACTGTACGCACTCCAACACCGAGGGCAGGAGTCCGCGGGCATCGCCGTCAGCGACGGCGACCGCATCGTCGTCTTCAAGGACATGGGCCTGGTGGCGCAGGTCTTCGACGAGTCGGTGCTGAACACCCTGCGCGGCCACGTCGCGGTGGGGCACTGCCGCTACTCCACGACGGGCTCTCCGACCTGGGAGAACGCCCAGCCGACGTTCCGGTCCACGGACTCCGGAGGGCTGGCGCTCACCCACAACGGCAACCTGATCAACACCCCCGAGCTGGCGGCCCGGCTGGAGCCGGGCGCGGGCCTGACGGGCACCTCGGACACGGAGATCCTGACCGCGCTGCTGGCCACCCGCGAGGGCGGCCCGTTCGCGGCGGCGGAGGAGATCCTGCCGGTCACCCGGGGCGCGTACTCGCTGGTCTTCATGGACGAGCAGACCCTGTACGCCGCCCGCGACCCCGAGGGCATCCGCCCGCTGGTGCTGGGCCGACTGCCGGTCGCCGGGCTCGCCGGGCACGGCGGCGAGACCCGCCAGGGCTGGGCGGTGGCCTCCGAGACGGCGGCGCTGGACATCGTGGGCGCCCAGTTCGTCCGCGAGATCGAGCCCGGCGAGATGATCGCCATCGACGAGCGCGGGCTGCGGTCCCGGCGCTTCGCCGAGGCGCGTCCCAAGGGCTGCCTGTTCGAGTACGTCTACCTGGCCCGTCCCGACACCACCATCGCGGGCCGCAACGTGCAGTCCACCCGCGTCGAGGTGGGCCGGCTGCTGGCCGCCGAGCACCCCGTCGACGCCGACATGGTGATCCCGACACCCGAGTCGGGCACCCCGGCCGCGATCGGCTACGCGGAGGCGTCCGGCATCCCGTACGGCCAGGGCCTGGTGAAGAACAGCTACGTCGGCCGGACGTTCATCCAGCCGTCCCAGACCATCCGCCAGCGGGGCATCCGCCTCAAGCTCAACCCGCTGCGCGAGGCCATCAAGGGCAAGCGGCTCATCGTCGTGGACGACTCGATCGTGCGCGGCAACACCCAGCGGGCCATCGTCGCGATGCTCCGCGAGTCCGGGGCCGCCGAGGTCCACGTGCGGATCTCCAGCCCCCCGGTGGCCTGGCCGTGCTTCTACGGCATCGACTTCGCCACCCGCGCCGAGCTGATCGCCGGCAACCTCGACGTCGAGGAGATCCGCGCCTCGCTGGGCGCCGACTCCCTCGGGTTCATCTCGCTGGACGCGCTGATCTCCGCCACCCGGATCGCCAAGGACCGACTGTGCCGCGCCTGTTTCGACGGCCAGTACCCGATCCCGGTCGACGAGGACTCCCGGGGCAAGTTCCTTCTCGAAGAGGCCGGCAAGAAGTGA
- the purM gene encoding phosphoribosylformylglycinamidine cyclo-ligase yields MSTYEDAGVDIAAGERAVELMKARVAKARRPEVVDDVSGFAGLFDASALLKYRRPLLATSTDGVGTKVDLARRLGVYDTVGHDLVGMVVDDLAVCGAEPLFMTDYIACGKVVPERIADVVGGIAEACTLAGCALVGGETAEHPGLLEPDEFDIAGAATGVVEADELLGPDRVRPGDVVLAMASSGIHSNGYSLVRHVLRESDLTLESEPAELGRPLGEELLTPTRIYAQDCLTLARAGGVRAFAHITGGGLAANLARSLPDTVDARLRRSSWTPPAVFAVLQAHGGIPQSEMDKTFNLGVGMAAIVAPEAADEALRLLQARNVPAWVLGEVTEGTGSAHLA; encoded by the coding sequence ATGAGCACGTACGAGGACGCCGGGGTCGACATCGCCGCCGGTGAGCGGGCGGTCGAGCTGATGAAGGCGCGGGTCGCCAAGGCCCGCCGGCCCGAGGTGGTCGACGACGTCAGCGGGTTCGCCGGGCTGTTCGACGCCTCGGCGCTGCTGAAGTACCGGCGTCCCCTGCTGGCGACGTCCACCGACGGTGTCGGCACCAAGGTCGACCTGGCCCGTCGGCTGGGCGTGTACGACACGGTCGGGCACGACCTGGTCGGCATGGTGGTGGACGACCTGGCCGTGTGCGGGGCCGAGCCGCTGTTCATGACCGACTACATCGCCTGCGGCAAGGTCGTCCCGGAGCGGATCGCCGACGTCGTGGGCGGCATCGCCGAGGCGTGCACGCTGGCGGGCTGCGCCCTGGTCGGCGGGGAGACCGCCGAGCACCCGGGGCTGCTGGAGCCCGACGAGTTCGACATCGCGGGCGCGGCCACCGGCGTGGTCGAGGCCGACGAGCTGCTGGGGCCCGACCGGGTGCGGCCGGGTGACGTGGTGCTGGCGATGGCGTCCTCGGGCATCCACTCCAACGGCTACTCGCTCGTCCGGCACGTGCTGCGCGAGAGCGACCTCACGCTGGAGTCCGAGCCCGCCGAGTTGGGCCGCCCTCTGGGCGAGGAGCTGCTGACCCCCACCCGGATCTACGCCCAGGACTGCCTGACCCTGGCCCGGGCGGGAGGCGTACGGGCGTTCGCGCACATCACCGGCGGCGGGCTGGCCGCCAACCTGGCCCGTTCGCTGCCCGACACCGTCGACGCCCGGCTCCGGCGCTCGTCCTGGACGCCTCCGGCGGTCTTCGCGGTGCTCCAGGCCCACGGCGGGATCCCTCAGAGCGAGATGGACAAGACCTTCAACCTCGGGGTGGGCATGGCGGCCATCGTCGCCCCGGAGGCCGCCGACGAGGCTCTCAGGCTCCTCCAGGCACGCAATGTGCCCGCCTGGGTACTCGGTGAAGTCACCGAGGGCACCGGCTCCGCACACCTGGCCTGA
- a CDS encoding SanA/YdcF family protein, translated as MILRRFWSVTLSRRMVGPGLVGLGLLGYGVLLPTAWVHADSAPYRTSVEGASPAPVALVLGAAAWGDRPSPFLAGRLDVAARLYREGKVKVLLVSGDNSRRDYDEPTVMYDYLRSQGIPGDRIVRDYAGFDTWDSCVRAKKVFGVDRAIVVTQTFHLPRAVALCRSAGVRAQGVGHDTMKDFATTTRYGYVREGLASFKALTDIATERRPRFLGPREPGVHRALAPP; from the coding sequence GTGATCTTGCGGCGGTTCTGGTCGGTGACGCTGTCGCGACGCATGGTGGGGCCCGGGTTGGTCGGTCTCGGGTTGCTGGGGTACGGCGTCCTGCTCCCCACCGCGTGGGTGCACGCCGACTCCGCCCCGTACCGAACGTCCGTGGAGGGCGCGTCGCCCGCGCCGGTGGCGCTCGTGTTGGGGGCGGCGGCCTGGGGCGACCGGCCCTCGCCGTTCCTGGCGGGGCGGCTCGACGTGGCGGCCCGCCTCTACCGGGAGGGCAAGGTCAAGGTGCTTCTGGTCTCGGGCGACAACAGCCGCCGCGACTACGACGAGCCCACCGTGATGTACGACTACCTGCGCTCCCAGGGCATCCCCGGCGACCGGATCGTCCGTGACTACGCGGGGTTCGACACCTGGGACTCGTGCGTGAGGGCCAAGAAGGTCTTCGGGGTCGACCGGGCGATCGTGGTGACGCAGACGTTCCATCTGCCCCGGGCGGTGGCGTTGTGCCGGTCGGCGGGGGTGCGGGCACAGGGCGTGGGCCACGACACGATGAAGGACTTCGCGACCACCACCCGCTACGGGTACGTGCGGGAGGGGCTGGCCTCGTTCAAGGCGCTGACCGACATCGCGACGGAGCGCCGGCCGCGCTTCCTCGGCCCCCGCGAGCCCGGCGTGCATCGGGCGCTCGCCCCGCCCTGA
- a CDS encoding DUF3073 domain-containing protein encodes MGRGRAKAKQVKVARQLKYNSGGTDLDRLKEELGVPSSNHDPYEDSYDDLVDKYSDFADDDSGDDEDDEPRR; translated from the coding sequence ATGGGGCGCGGCCGAGCCAAGGCCAAGCAGGTAAAGGTTGCCCGCCAGCTTAAGTACAACAGCGGCGGCACGGATCTCGACCGCTTGAAGGAGGAGCTGGGAGTCCCTTCGTCGAACCACGACCCCTATGAAGACTCCTACGACGATCTTGTCGACAAATACTCCGACTTCGCCGACGACGACTCCGGCGACGACGAGGACGACGAGCCGAGGCGCTGA
- a CDS encoding Glu/Leu/Phe/Val dehydrogenase dimerization domain-containing protein, which produces MTNVFGSPHKGTGPSHEQVVFCHDEASGLRAIIAIYSTALGPSLGGTRFYPYRSEGEALADVLNLSRAMAYKNALAGLDLGGGKAVIIGDPATDKSEALLRAYGRFVQSLNGRYFTACDVGTYSEDMDVVARECRYVTGRTVAYGGAGDSSVLTAYGVYQGMRAAAEAAWGSPSLRGRRVGVEGVGKVGHRLVEHLREDGAEVVVCDVNEKALERVKVRHPEVEIVDDAAAMVRADLDVYSPCALGGSLDDETVPVLRARIVCGGANNQLAHPGVEKRLADRGVLYAPDYVVNAGGVIQVSDEIEGFSFERAKAKATRIYDTTSRIFALAAEEGVPPAVAADRLAERRMTSIGRLRGIWLDR; this is translated from the coding sequence GTGACCAATGTCTTCGGGTCGCCCCACAAGGGCACCGGACCCTCCCATGAGCAGGTCGTCTTCTGTCACGACGAGGCCAGCGGCCTGCGCGCGATCATCGCGATCTACTCCACCGCCCTGGGGCCCTCCCTTGGCGGCACCCGCTTCTACCCGTACCGCTCGGAGGGCGAGGCGCTCGCCGACGTGCTCAACCTGTCCCGCGCCATGGCGTACAAGAACGCGCTGGCCGGGCTGGACCTCGGGGGAGGCAAGGCGGTGATCATCGGTGACCCGGCCACCGACAAGTCCGAGGCCCTCCTGCGCGCCTACGGCCGCTTCGTGCAGTCGCTGAACGGCCGCTACTTCACCGCCTGCGACGTGGGCACCTACAGCGAGGACATGGACGTCGTCGCCCGCGAGTGTCGCTACGTGACCGGCCGTACCGTCGCCTACGGAGGGGCCGGGGACTCCTCCGTACTGACCGCGTACGGCGTCTACCAGGGGATGCGGGCCGCCGCCGAGGCCGCCTGGGGGAGTCCCTCGCTGCGCGGGCGGCGGGTCGGTGTCGAGGGGGTGGGCAAGGTGGGACACCGGCTGGTCGAGCACCTGCGCGAAGACGGCGCGGAGGTGGTGGTCTGCGACGTGAACGAGAAGGCGCTCGAACGGGTCAAGGTCCGGCACCCCGAGGTCGAGATCGTCGACGACGCCGCCGCGATGGTGCGCGCCGACCTGGACGTGTACTCGCCGTGCGCGCTGGGCGGTTCGCTGGACGACGAGACGGTGCCCGTGCTGCGCGCCCGCATCGTGTGCGGCGGCGCCAACAACCAGCTCGCCCATCCGGGCGTGGAGAAGCGGCTGGCCGACCGGGGCGTCCTGTACGCCCCCGACTACGTGGTCAACGCGGGCGGGGTCATCCAGGTGTCCGACGAGATCGAGGGCTTCAGCTTCGAGCGCGCCAAGGCCAAGGCGACCCGGATCTACGACACGACCTCCCGGATCTTCGCGCTGGCCGCCGAGGAGGGCGTGCCGCCGGCGGTCGCGGCCGACCGGCTGGCCGAGCGCAGGATGACCTCCATCGGCCGGCTGCGGGGCATCTGGCTGGACCGCTGA
- the bldC gene encoding developmental transcriptional regulator BldC: MSARTPEAEPLLTPAEVATMFRVDPKTVTRWAKAGKLTSIRTLGGHRRYREAEVRALLAGIPQQRSE, encoded by the coding sequence ATGTCAGCACGAACGCCAGAGGCCGAGCCCCTGCTGACGCCCGCGGAGGTGGCGACGATGTTCCGCGTCGACCCCAAGACCGTCACCCGCTGGGCGAAGGCAGGCAAGTTGACCTCCATCCGCACCCTGGGTGGCCACCGCCGCTACCGCGAGGCAGAGGTTCGGGCGCTGCTGGCGGGCATTCCGCAGCAGCGCTCGGAGTAG
- a CDS encoding TetR/AcrR family transcriptional regulator: MDGKVTSERAAPPARRAARGRRRLSVDERRDELIGAALQLFSTRPPDEVSIDDVAVAAGASRALVYHYFGGKYELYVAALRSAAGQLSVLLEPPTEGKPLERLQLCLTRYFDFVESHASGFSALLRGGPADRSGEVGEIINGIRSLVLDRILHAIGAPEPGAVLRITLRSWLACVETAGMDWLEHQDLSRDSLERLLVDQIIVLLHAAGTHDPRIAALFDRLTQEEFA; encoded by the coding sequence GTGGACGGCAAGGTGACGAGCGAACGCGCCGCCCCTCCCGCACGGCGCGCGGCGCGGGGCAGGCGCCGGCTCAGCGTGGACGAGCGTCGGGACGAGCTGATCGGCGCGGCGCTCCAACTGTTCAGCACCCGGCCCCCCGACGAGGTGTCCATCGACGACGTGGCGGTGGCCGCCGGAGCGTCGCGGGCACTGGTCTACCACTACTTCGGCGGCAAGTACGAGCTGTACGTCGCCGCCCTGCGCAGCGCGGCCGGACAACTGTCGGTGCTCCTGGAGCCCCCCACCGAGGGCAAGCCGCTGGAGCGACTGCAACTGTGCCTCACCCGCTACTTCGACTTCGTGGAGAGCCACGCCTCCGGCTTCAGCGCCCTGCTGCGCGGTGGCCCGGCGGACCGCTCCGGCGAGGTCGGCGAGATCATCAACGGCATCCGCTCCCTGGTCCTCGACCGGATCCTGCACGCCATCGGCGCCCCCGAGCCCGGCGCGGTCCTCCGCATCACCCTCCGCTCCTGGCTGGCGTGCGTGGAGACGGCGGGCATGGACTGGCTCGAGCACCAGGACCTGAGCCGCGACAGCCTGGAACGCCTTCTGGTCGACCAGATCATCGTCCTGCTCCACGCGGCCGGCACCCACGACCCCCGCATCGCCGCCCTCTTCGACCGCCTCACCCAAGAGGAATTCGCCTAG
- a CDS encoding LacI family DNA-binding transcriptional regulator — protein sequence MSARESVPATGFGRGGETLPGPATPKPTIRNVAERAGVSKSLVSLVMRGSPHVSERRRQAVLKAARELGYRPNAVARSLVEGRTRLIGAIVADLHNPFFAEFLDGLQESLHGEGLRMLVGSGRWDPLFEAEAVEAFLEMRVDGLVLLSVVPDSLKEAAASVPVVVVGERDVAGVDIVVDDDELGASLAVDHLVRLGHRRIAHIEGARSTTARYRRAGYETAMAKHGLSDQVIVEPGDFTEEGGYRAARNLLTRADRPTAIFAPNDLVATGALSAADELELRVPADVSIVGYDNTHLAAIRHISLTSVDQPRRDMGRVAAELLCARIEDPLRDPRQNLVVPHLVVRSTTGPAPGA from the coding sequence ATGTCAGCTCGTGAGAGTGTCCCCGCCACCGGATTCGGCAGGGGAGGCGAGACCCTCCCGGGCCCCGCCACGCCCAAGCCGACCATACGCAACGTCGCCGAGCGCGCCGGGGTCTCCAAGTCCCTGGTGTCCCTGGTGATGCGCGGTTCCCCCCATGTCAGCGAACGACGTAGACAGGCCGTCCTCAAGGCCGCCCGGGAGCTCGGCTACCGCCCCAACGCGGTCGCCCGCAGTCTCGTCGAGGGCCGCACCCGGCTGATCGGCGCCATCGTCGCCGACCTGCACAACCCGTTCTTCGCCGAGTTCCTGGACGGGCTGCAGGAGAGCCTGCACGGCGAGGGGCTGCGGATGCTGGTCGGCAGCGGCCGCTGGGACCCGCTGTTCGAGGCCGAGGCCGTCGAGGCGTTCCTGGAGATGCGGGTCGACGGTCTGGTGCTGCTCAGCGTCGTTCCCGACTCCCTCAAGGAGGCGGCCGCCAGCGTCCCGGTGGTCGTGGTCGGCGAACGGGACGTGGCCGGCGTCGACATCGTGGTCGACGACGACGAGCTGGGCGCGAGCCTGGCGGTCGACCACCTCGTACGGCTGGGGCATCGGCGCATCGCCCACATCGAGGGCGCGCGCTCCACCACCGCCCGCTACCGGCGCGCCGGGTACGAGACCGCGATGGCCAAGCACGGCCTGAGCGACCAGGTGATCGTCGAACCCGGCGACTTCACCGAGGAGGGCGGCTACCGGGCGGCGCGCAACCTGCTGACCAGGGCGGACCGCCCCACGGCGATCTTCGCGCCGAACGACCTGGTGGCGACCGGCGCGCTGTCGGCGGCCGACGAGCTGGAGCTGCGGGTGCCCGCCGACGTGTCGATCGTCGGGTACGACAACACGCACCTGGCGGCGATCCGGCACATCTCGCTGACCAGCGTCGACCAGCCTCGTCGGGATATGGGACGGGTCGCCGCGGAGTTGTTGTGCGCCCGCATCGAGGACCCGCTGCGCGACCCCCGGCAGAACCTCGTGGTCCCCCACCTGGTGGTGCGCTCCACCACCGGCCCCGCCCCCGGCGCCTGA
- a CDS encoding N-acetylmuramoyl-L-alanine amidase — MSIRRCGSAAVALALSLGALAACGGGDDDGEGGRTASPPTASLDSTPTAGDSPARPGTSDLKGKTIVIDPGHNGGNAGAPSVINKQVDVGNGRKACDTTGTATNAGYAEHAFTWDVSLRLRKILQAQGAKVILTRSNDKGVGPCIDRRAAIGNDNDADAVISVHADGAGASQHGFHIIEPAYVKGVNTQQVVNESHELGLDLRDAFRKGTGTPYSNYRGEQAIDRRDDLGGLNLSDVPKVFIECGNMRNSREAANLASPAFRQKIADSLAKGLDDYLY; from the coding sequence GTGAGCATCCGAAGATGCGGGTCGGCCGCGGTCGCGCTGGCCTTGAGCCTCGGAGCGCTCGCCGCGTGCGGTGGCGGGGACGACGACGGCGAGGGCGGACGAACGGCCTCGCCCCCGACGGCCTCCCTGGACTCCACACCCACCGCCGGAGACTCCCCCGCCCGGCCCGGCACGAGCGACCTCAAGGGCAAGACGATCGTGATCGACCCGGGCCACAACGGCGGCAACGCGGGCGCGCCCTCCGTCATCAACAAGCAGGTGGACGTCGGCAACGGCCGCAAGGCGTGCGACACCACCGGCACGGCCACCAACGCCGGGTACGCCGAGCACGCCTTCACCTGGGACGTGTCGCTGCGGCTGCGCAAGATCCTGCAGGCCCAGGGCGCCAAGGTGATCCTGACCCGCTCCAACGACAAGGGTGTCGGGCCCTGCATCGACCGGCGGGCCGCCATCGGCAACGACAACGACGCCGACGCGGTGATCTCGGTGCACGCCGACGGCGCCGGAGCGAGCCAGCACGGGTTCCACATCATCGAGCCCGCGTACGTCAAGGGCGTCAACACCCAGCAGGTCGTGAACGAGTCGCACGAGTTGGGGCTCGACCTCCGCGACGCCTTCCGCAAGGGCACCGGGACGCCGTACTCCAACTACCGGGGCGAGCAGGCGATCGACCGCCGCGACGACCTCGGCGGGCTGAACCTGTCGGACGTCCCGAAGGTCTTCATCGAGTGCGGCAACATGCGCAACAGCCGTGAGGCCGCCAACCTCGCCAGCCCCGCCTTCCGCCAGAAGATCGCGGACTCCCTCGCCAAGGGCCTCGACGACTACCTCTACTAG
- a CDS encoding DUF7059 domain-containing protein produces the protein MGDQREVLSRVRSAFDGAGYTVDGVRGLLGPMAGGALAREEVVPALRVTSGGSPLEVFTRLFWLQVPVSEALVPGAADLVAAGLVERSGGELRALLHVEPVEGSDGDHLGHAVSDPKVRPGAGTTLRADHVVGTGGASAGLARLVIHRAVDNALDLGTGCGVQALHLADRADRITATDVNPRALRLARMSFALSGLDAVELVEGSLFEPVEGRRFDLIVSNPPFVISPGGGLTYRESGLPGDDVCRRLVAEAPTLLNEGGWCQLLANWLHIEGRPWDERVGEWFPPGCDAWAVQRDVQDPAEYAELWLRDSCEVGTPEYAARYEAWLDSFERQRVTGVGFGWITLRRTDDERPVVRVEELRHAVDQPVGAYIERILDGMTAARKFSTGCAQGLRAAVDLVQEQIGPPGAEDPERIVLRQTTGLRRAAGVGTVEAALAGVCDGSMPLPPLVEAIAELMGLPAEQVRDHTDAVLPELIADGFFELP, from the coding sequence GTGGGTGATCAACGTGAGGTGCTGAGCCGGGTCCGTTCGGCGTTCGACGGGGCCGGATACACGGTCGATGGGGTGCGGGGACTGCTCGGGCCCATGGCGGGCGGGGCGCTGGCGCGCGAGGAGGTGGTGCCCGCGCTGCGGGTCACCTCGGGCGGGTCTCCGCTGGAGGTCTTCACCCGGCTGTTCTGGCTTCAGGTGCCGGTGTCGGAGGCGCTCGTTCCGGGCGCGGCCGATCTCGTCGCGGCCGGTCTGGTCGAGCGTTCGGGGGGCGAGCTGCGGGCGCTGCTCCATGTGGAGCCGGTCGAAGGGTCCGACGGCGACCACCTCGGTCACGCGGTCTCGGATCCGAAGGTGCGGCCGGGGGCCGGGACGACGCTGCGGGCCGATCACGTGGTCGGGACGGGCGGTGCTTCGGCGGGTCTCGCCCGGCTGGTTATCCACAGGGCTGTGGACAACGCTCTCGACCTGGGAACGGGCTGCGGTGTGCAGGCGCTGCACCTCGCCGACCGTGCCGACCGGATCACCGCGACCGACGTCAACCCGCGCGCGCTGCGACTCGCCCGAATGAGCTTCGCACTGTCCGGCCTGGACGCGGTGGAGTTGGTGGAGGGCTCCCTGTTCGAGCCCGTGGAGGGTCGCCGGTTCGATCTCATCGTGTCCAACCCGCCGTTCGTGATCTCACCGGGCGGCGGGCTGACGTACCGCGAGTCGGGGCTGCCCGGCGACGACGTGTGCCGCCGCCTGGTCGCCGAGGCGCCCACCCTGCTGAACGAGGGCGGATGGTGCCAGTTGCTCGCGAACTGGCTGCATATCGAGGGTCGTCCGTGGGACGAGCGGGTCGGCGAATGGTTCCCGCCGGGCTGCGACGCGTGGGCCGTCCAACGCGACGTGCAGGACCCCGCCGAGTACGCCGAACTGTGGCTGCGCGACTCCTGCGAGGTGGGCACGCCGGAGTACGCGGCACGGTACGAGGCGTGGCTCGACTCCTTCGAGCGACAGCGTGTCACCGGCGTCGGCTTCGGATGGATCACCCTGCGGCGGACCGACGACGAACGCCCCGTCGTCCGGGTCGAGGAGCTCCGGCACGCCGTCGACCAGCCCGTCGGCGCCTACATCGAACGGATCCTCGACGGGATGACCGCCGCCCGAAAGTTTTCCACAGGTTGTGCACAGGGCTTGCGGGCGGCCGTGGACCTCGTCCAAGAGCAGATCGGCCCGCCCGGAGCCGAAGATCCCGAACGCATCGTGCTCCGCCAGACCACCGGTCTGCGCCGCGCGGCGGGTGTCGGCACCGTGGAGGCCGCCCTCGCCGGCGTCTGCGACGGCTCGATGCCGCTGCCGCCCCTGGTGGAGGCCATCGCCGAACTGATGGGGCTGCCCGCCGAGCAGGTCCGCGACCACACCGACGCCGTCCTCCCGGAGCTGATCGCCGACGGCTTCTTCGAACTCCCCTGA
- a CDS encoding quinone-dependent dihydroorotate dehydrogenase has protein sequence MYRLLFSLVIARFSAEAVHRATMRALRIIQAVPGLAGWVRRMLAPNDPALRVRALGLEFPGPLGLAAGFDKDAEAYEALGAFGFGHVEIGTVTGHGQPGNPKPRLFRLPEDRAVINRMGFNNHGSEAAAERLAGRGQGMVVGVNIGKTKLVPEEDAIGDYVASAERLAPYADYLVVNVSSPNTPGLRNLQAVEQLGPLLRAVRAAADRSSPRRVPLLVKIAPDLADADVDAVADLALELGLDGIIATNTTIAREGLASAPALTSETGGLSGAPVKARSLEVLRRLRGRVGDRLVLVSVGGVETADDVWERLRAGATLVQGYTGMIYGGPLWAHRIHRDLSRRLRGSAFRTIEDAIGPRR, from the coding sequence ATGTATCGACTCCTCTTCTCTCTGGTCATCGCTCGGTTCTCGGCGGAGGCCGTGCACCGGGCCACGATGCGGGCCCTGCGGATCATCCAGGCCGTTCCCGGGCTCGCCGGATGGGTACGGCGGATGCTGGCCCCGAACGACCCGGCGCTGCGGGTGCGGGCGTTGGGGCTGGAGTTCCCCGGGCCGCTCGGGCTCGCCGCCGGGTTCGACAAGGACGCCGAGGCGTACGAGGCGCTGGGGGCGTTCGGGTTCGGACACGTCGAGATCGGCACCGTGACCGGGCACGGCCAGCCGGGCAACCCGAAGCCGAGGCTGTTCCGGCTGCCGGAAGACCGGGCGGTCATCAATCGGATGGGGTTCAACAACCACGGGTCCGAGGCGGCGGCGGAGCGGCTCGCCGGGCGCGGGCAAGGCATGGTCGTGGGTGTCAACATCGGCAAGACCAAGCTGGTGCCCGAAGAGGACGCGATCGGCGACTACGTGGCGAGTGCGGAGCGGCTCGCGCCGTACGCCGACTATCTGGTCGTCAACGTCAGCTCGCCCAACACGCCCGGCCTGCGGAACCTTCAGGCGGTCGAGCAGCTCGGGCCCCTGCTGCGGGCCGTTCGCGCGGCGGCCGACCGGTCGAGTCCCCGGCGGGTGCCGCTGCTGGTGAAGATCGCTCCCGATCTCGCGGACGCGGACGTCGACGCGGTCGCCGACCTGGCGCTGGAGCTGGGCCTGGACGGCATCATCGCGACCAACACCACCATCGCCCGCGAAGGGCTGGCCAGTGCCCCCGCGTTGACCTCGGAGACCGGCGGGCTGTCCGGCGCACCCGTGAAGGCCCGTTCCCTGGAGGTGCTCCGAAGGCTGCGCGGCCGGGTGGGGGACCGGCTGGTGCTGGTCTCGGTCGGAGGCGTCGAGACCGCCGACGACGTCTGGGAACGACTCCGCGCCGGCGCGACCCTCGTGCAGGGCTACACGGGCATGATCTACGGCGGCCCCCTCTGGGCCCACCGGATCCACCGCGACCTGTCCCGCCGCCTGAGGGGCAGCGCCTTCCGCACCATCGAGGACGCCATCGGCCCCCGCCGCTAA